The sequence below is a genomic window from Wyeomyia smithii strain HCP4-BCI-WySm-NY-G18 chromosome 1, ASM2978416v1, whole genome shotgun sequence.
ATCTGGCATTACTACTCTTAAAGGACGTATATGGAAACGGAACAATTTTTTTCCCATCGTTCCCATCACTccgttcttaaaaaaaaacctataaaaGCCTTTTTGGCCGAGCGCGTCATCTGTCATTTCtgtgagaaaaacaaaaatggcctCGTCGGCtggtctttgttttgtttaattttgtcTGCCGTTTTTTACCTGTAAACTCACTGGAATCTTTGTGCTACTTCGTCCAATCTTTTTGATTTATCATCCTGTTGGTATAATTGTTGATTGTAGCTTAAAATACTTTAGTTTGGAGCTGCAACAATCGTTTGAATTCGACCGATACAAGTGCGTGTATTGTAATTTGTTTGTTCGTTTCTGTGGCAAATATAGTTTGTACTTTAGATGGATTCCAGTATTTTACTGGTTCCGAGTGTGTCTTCACTTCCGGTAGTGAGTAGTGCTGTGAATGAGGGTATTTATGAAGCAAACTCGCAAGCACTAGCGCGCAAGAAAACGAATCAATGCCGCAATGAAAATGATGGGAAAAGGGGTGGTAGCAGTAACAACAACGCTGGAAGcaaacaaaaacataaaactGGTAAGTCGGTTGTTTCACTTGTGTTTGTTATCTTACCATCGGCACGGTTAAAAATAATTGCATTTTGCAGATGGTGAATTGATTTTGGTGATGGAGCCGCAAAATCCTTCTCCGACGAAATATTTTGATCAAAACGGAATCCCTCTGAAAAAGGAATTTCTGGATTCCGAACTGCAGGATATGGCCGGGAAAGGTACAAAAAAGCGCACTAAATTGACAATAACATGCCATAAGTGTTGTGAGCGGTTTGAATCTAAGGTCGAGTATGAGTTCCACTATCGGAAGAGTTACAACCAAGAACCGATTTACGCGTGTGCAACGTGcgataaaaaaatatctcaataCAAAGCTTATAGATTGCACATCTATCGACACTTGAATAGTGCCAATCAGCGTTACACATGTGGTACATGCTCAAAAGTATTCCATCAGAAGTCAGATCTTAATCGACATGAAAGTGTCCATGGAAATCAATCATCACAAGAGCCAGAACCAGTAACTGCCACTACCGTACCCGTTAAAGCTAGTTGTGATCGTTGCGATGCCGTTTTCGAAAGCCAAGCAGAAGTAAGAAGTCATGCAAAAAAATTACACCCAATTCCAAAACAAATGATTGAATGTCCAGATTGTGGGAAATTTTTGTCAGCTGGCAGCCTGTATTCGCATCGGAAGATTCATTCAGATGGCCCTAAATTCACTTGTGAAGATTGTGATAAATCATTTGTACAGAAGATCAATTTTATTCATCACCGAAAGAAGCATCTACCCAACGATGAACGTCCGTTTCCTTGCGGCGAGTGCGGTAAAGCTTTCTTTGAGCGATCTCATCTGcaaagacatcagttttttcaCTCCGAAGAGAGACCGTTCAAATGTGGACTTTGCGGGAAGTGTTATAAGACGGAACGCTGTTTGAAGGTGTGTTGGCGAATTTATAATCTTGATAAAAGGGAATACATAAATAGATTTTCATTTTCTAGGTGCATTCGGCAGTTCACAATGCCGATCGTCCGTTTGTGTGTAACGAATGTAACAAGGGGTTTCTGAGCAGCTCTAAACTTCGTCAGCATAGCAATATTCATTCGGGATTACGTCCCTTTAAGTGTAAATATTGCTCTAgagattttacaaattttcCCAATTGGTTAAAACACATACGTCGGCGGCATAAAGTGGATCACCGAACCGGTGAGAAGTTGGACAGTGTTCCAAAGTTTATGACAAAGAAAAAAGAGAAGATAGTAACACACAAAAAGGACGAAGTTCGAGATAAGCAAGCAAAAGCCCGCCAGATCAAGAAAAAACAACTGAAAGAGGTTTTCCAATTAGCAATTAAAGAGGAAAGTCTTCCCTTTGTTGGGGAAAACTCCAACATTGATCTCAATTTGGTGTCGAAAGATGACTTACTTCAGCCTCTGAAAATGGAGGAAATGGATGATATCTTTCCCCAGCTTTCTGACTCTGTTGTTCAGGAAGAAAACACAACAACGCAGAACGTGTGTACCGCATCGCTGCATAGAAAAGTCGAAAGCGGAGAACACGTTTCAGAACCTCTTGGATCGCCAGCAACGAGGCACGATGACATGCTCGATCCACCTCCTCTGGGACTCGCAGCGGATGACAGTGAACTGTTTCAGTTCGGCTACGTACAACCGGAATTCGATTGTGATTTTAGCATTAAGAACGACTTTAGCTTAAGAACCGAGGCTGTCAATGTGATTAGAGAAAGCGGTAAGTTTCCAGACAAGCGAATTTCAATAACgacttttatatatattttttttgcaatagaaTCGGGCATGAGATCCCCACCAGTTGATGGTCTGTCATCGCATGGGACTGGACTGGTGTATGATATTAATAGTGAACTACCGATCTTTCCGACACTGATCTCAATATGTGGTGAAGAGCAGCAGTTTCAGCTCATTAATCCAAACTTTATTCATTTACCGCAACTTCGAAGGGCAACTTCAGCTAGTGGAACGGATGTCGTAACTTTAAAGTGAGTATACAGAAATTGCTCTTATCCCATACAGCCTAGTAATGAGCTATTCTTGGTTTTATTTTGCAGAATCGAAACACCGTAAATCGTAGTAAAGTGAGtgtttacatttttttatttttacggaAATGTAATGATAAACTGTTGAAATAGTGAACATAACAAAGAGAGGGAGAGTGGCTGTCGGTCACTCTCGTAAGCACGGCTAGTGAGAAATAATGATTCAATATTGTGGTGATTTACTTTAGGCTATATAATTATCAGATTGTAAATGCTTCAATTGAGTACGAAAAGCATTTGAAGTATTCGTTCCTCCCTAGCAGAAGAGGAACCTATGATTATATTCTATTATATTCTGATTTCTGCGATGTAGTTTTAGGAATCTTGATGATATATATCGATGGTGATATTTATCGAAAAACAACGCCGTGAGTACAACTGAGGGCAGGGCAGGTGAAACACAAAGCATAACTCAGAGCCTACTAAAGACTGTATTTCATAATAAAAAAGTGCAGATTGCTGGAAACGTGTGTGTAAAGAaatcaatcaagaaaatacgaGAACACATACGCATTAATTTAGCTTGTCTGATAGGGATAAGCAAAGCAATGAGCACAGGGTCATGTAACGCTAGATTAGTTGGAAAGAATGAGGATTTTGGCTTGGATATTGCTTGACGCCCCGGGTTGGGTTCACTGGCAAACGTCAAGTGATCGGCATATGAAGTGCCACACTTCGATTAGTACCAAAATACATACTTCATAATATTTAAAGCCACTTTAAGCAAAGACTAGAAAGTTTCAGTCATGGAAAATCCTCTGTATATTTTCATGAGTAATTGAATGTTTAATGTGTTACCTTTGAAGCGAGATTTATCAAGGTGAATAGATGAAACAATAAGCGATTTAAGAAACAAAAGATTATTATTTATCGACGCACTACGGTTTGTAATAATAATGTAATATGATCATATATGTTGACACACTGCCCGCTATGAACAGAGTTTAAACTCATGAAGTAAAATGCTGTAGGCAATCAACACTAACCGACTCGATACAGTACCAAACATATGTATTCACCTTAAAACTTCAATCATACATAACAAACTACTTCAGCATGAGGCGATATACCTTGTAATATGATATGAGCACCATTTCGTTACTTCTTTTCCGCTGCCAAGAAGAGAAATACAAGC
It includes:
- the LOC129718809 gene encoding zinc finger protein 107-like, whose protein sequence is MDSSILLVPSVSSLPVVSSAVNEGIYEANSQALARKKTNQCRNENDGKRGGSSNNNAGSKQKHKTDGELILVMEPQNPSPTKYFDQNGIPLKKEFLDSELQDMAGKGTKKRTKLTITCHKCCERFESKVEYEFHYRKSYNQEPIYACATCDKKISQYKAYRLHIYRHLNSANQRYTCGTCSKVFHQKSDLNRHESVHGNQSSQEPEPVTATTVPVKASCDRCDAVFESQAEVRSHAKKLHPIPKQMIECPDCGKFLSAGSLYSHRKIHSDGPKFTCEDCDKSFVQKINFIHHRKKHLPNDERPFPCGECGKAFFERSHLQRHQFFHSEERPFKCGLCGKCYKTERCLKVHSAVHNADRPFVCNECNKGFLSSSKLRQHSNIHSGLRPFKCKYCSRDFTNFPNWLKHIRRRHKVDHRTGEKLDSVPKFMTKKKEKIVTHKKDEVRDKQAKARQIKKKQLKEVFQLAIKEESLPFVGENSNIDLNLVSKDDLLQPLKMEEMDDIFPQLSDSVVQEENTTTQNVCTASLHRKVESGEHVSEPLGSPATRHDDMLDPPPLGLAADDSELFQFGYVQPEFDCDFSIKNDFSLRTEAVNVIRESESGMRSPPVDGLSSHGTGLVYDINSELPIFPTLISICGEEQQFQLINPNFIHLPQLRRATSASGTDVVTLKIETP